The following proteins are encoded in a genomic region of Reichenbachiella sp.:
- a CDS encoding DUF1987 domain-containing protein, with the protein MEKFLSTPSHTTPYIYFNPEGEILEMRGNSTLVNAREVFGELYQVLVNFKKSIYPKLNVNIQLEYFNTSTYKCLLETMIHLKEMKLTGKNIIVNWYYNIEDEDALEQGEDIAQLSGMQVNLVGI; encoded by the coding sequence ATGGAGAAATTTCTTTCTACTCCTTCGCACACAACTCCCTATATCTATTTCAACCCCGAAGGGGAAATTCTGGAAATGAGGGGCAATTCAACTTTGGTCAACGCCAGAGAGGTCTTTGGTGAATTGTATCAAGTATTGGTCAATTTCAAAAAAAGCATCTATCCCAAACTAAATGTCAACATCCAGCTGGAATACTTCAACACCTCAACCTATAAGTGCCTGCTTGAAACGATGATTCACCTCAAAGAGATGAAATTGACTGGTAAAAACATCATCGTCAACTGGTATTACAATATTGAAGACGAAGATGCACTGGAACAGGGCGAGGACATTGCGCAACTCTCCGGAATGCAGGTCAATTTGGTTGGAATATGA
- the pfkA gene encoding 6-phosphofructokinase has protein sequence MKKIALFTSGGDAPGMNACIRSVVRSAIYLDLEVYGIKYGYDGMIRGEIQKMESYSVSNIVQTGGTILKSARSEDFRTKEGREKAYKNLKKHGIEGLIAIGGDGTFTGANLFYDEFGIPVVGAPGTIDNDLYGSDYTIGFDTAVNTALDAIDKIRDTAASHDRVFFIEVMGRHSGYIAIQSGIGGGAEMVMVPETSTTIDDVIKKLKDGRDNKKTSSIVVVAEGDEQGSALQIAERVKAETPKMDIRVTSLGHIQRGGGPTAFDRILASRLGLAAVEGLMNGEKNVMVGVIDNKITYTNLKLAISKSKPLNEELIRLTKILSI, from the coding sequence ATGAAAAAAATCGCATTATTTACCTCAGGGGGCGATGCACCGGGCATGAATGCCTGCATTAGATCTGTAGTGAGAAGTGCCATTTATCTGGATCTCGAAGTATACGGGATTAAATATGGCTATGACGGGATGATCCGCGGCGAAATACAGAAAATGGAGTCGTACTCCGTGAGTAACATTGTACAAACGGGCGGGACAATCTTAAAATCCGCAAGAAGCGAAGACTTCAGAACCAAAGAAGGAAGAGAAAAAGCTTATAAGAATCTCAAAAAGCACGGAATTGAGGGACTAATCGCCATTGGTGGTGATGGTACATTCACAGGTGCTAATTTGTTCTACGATGAATTTGGCATTCCGGTAGTGGGAGCTCCAGGCACCATTGACAATGACCTGTATGGTTCAGATTACACCATTGGTTTTGATACAGCTGTAAACACAGCCTTGGATGCCATTGATAAAATTAGAGATACAGCCGCTTCTCATGATCGAGTATTCTTCATCGAAGTGATGGGACGTCACAGTGGCTACATTGCTATTCAGTCTGGCATTGGTGGTGGAGCTGAAATGGTCATGGTACCTGAAACCTCCACGACTATCGACGACGTGATCAAAAAACTTAAGGATGGCAGGGACAATAAAAAAACTTCCTCTATTGTAGTAGTTGCTGAAGGAGATGAACAGGGAAGTGCCTTGCAAATCGCCGAAAGAGTGAAAGCAGAAACACCTAAAATGGATATTAGAGTGACGAGTTTAGGTCATATCCAAAGAGGCGGTGGACCTACAGCTTTCGACAGAATTCTTGCCTCGCGACTAGGTTTAGCTGCGGTAGAAGGACTAATGAATGGAGAGAAAAACGTGATGGTAGGTGTAATTGACAACAAGATCACTTATACCAATCTAAAGTTGGCCATTTCTAAGTCAAAACCACTCAATGAAGAGTTGATTAGATTGACCAAAATATTGAGTATCTAA
- a CDS encoding SpoIIE family protein phosphatase, with protein sequence MNLYLKFVLLGLSLVLFTSATIFLFVENSVEKNLSESILAEHSQKAEISINNIDRFIYERLNDVKNFAKLPAFREESPDLDEVNRTLSEISHANELYYSFSFFDMNRFRLADSKGLSVGKQHGLRLYWTHINDNTEAIMDISKSESVGRVVLHFASVVRNSANQPIGVFVGRVLIENLYAVISNQSQGVESNKQVKMDLLDENLNILYSNHEPEKVLIAKYPDIIPEDILEQKKKEGRFSTKNNLYFFHRQEGYLSFPGKDWLFIINTSKEHAFASLSEMRTTILIVGIVILLLSSGLTIYLARVISKPLKKLRSAAVEISKGNYDVQIEGDNKDEIGYLIRQFNVTSQKLKTKENNEKKITKQLLEKNQEIQKHQSKIITQANAINRAYKEIKTQHTMVHSSLSYAEKIQNAILPDEKLLSDFFQDYFVYYKPKDIVSGDFYWFKHVKNNTGNHLIIACADCSGHGVPGAFLSMLGINALNNAIQYTTDYNPSALLTKVNNDIISTLSQDFSDNEAVQEGMEMAICTIDLTYNIMKYAGAGIPLLLYKDNEWSLTKGNKLLLGRNFSNDSLSEQEIAQHSFNLSSNDTFYLYSDGFKDQIGGKEHKKYLPKRFRMYLGMIVQKAMMIQKNLLDKELQDWKQDTPQTDDMLVMGFRIK encoded by the coding sequence ATGAATCTGTATTTAAAATTTGTACTTCTAGGGCTATCTCTAGTACTCTTCACATCTGCAACCATATTTCTATTTGTAGAAAATTCCGTCGAAAAAAATCTCAGCGAAAGCATCCTCGCCGAACACTCACAAAAAGCAGAAATCAGTATCAACAACATTGATAGATTCATTTACGAACGACTAAACGATGTAAAAAATTTCGCCAAACTTCCAGCCTTCAGAGAAGAAAGCCCGGACTTAGACGAAGTCAACAGAACACTGAGTGAAATTTCGCATGCCAATGAGCTCTACTATAGTTTCTCTTTCTTCGATATGAACCGCTTCCGACTGGCAGATAGCAAGGGACTCTCTGTGGGTAAACAACACGGGCTTCGACTCTACTGGACACACATCAATGACAACACCGAGGCCATCATGGATATATCCAAATCTGAATCAGTAGGACGAGTCGTACTTCACTTTGCCTCTGTGGTAAGAAACAGCGCCAACCAGCCCATTGGTGTATTTGTCGGACGGGTGCTGATTGAGAATCTATACGCTGTAATAAGCAATCAGTCGCAAGGTGTCGAAAGCAATAAGCAAGTGAAAATGGATTTGTTGGATGAAAATCTAAACATTCTCTATTCCAATCATGAACCCGAAAAAGTATTGATTGCCAAGTATCCTGATATTATCCCTGAAGACATTTTAGAACAGAAGAAAAAAGAAGGTCGCTTTTCTACAAAAAACAATCTTTATTTCTTTCACAGACAAGAAGGGTATCTCAGTTTTCCAGGGAAAGACTGGTTATTCATTATCAACACCTCCAAGGAACATGCCTTTGCTTCTTTGTCGGAAATGCGTACCACAATTTTAATTGTAGGTATAGTTATCCTTCTCCTGTCGTCAGGACTCACGATCTATTTGGCCAGGGTCATTTCCAAACCGCTTAAAAAATTGAGATCGGCCGCAGTGGAAATTTCAAAGGGTAATTACGATGTGCAAATTGAAGGTGACAATAAAGATGAAATCGGTTATCTCATTCGGCAATTCAATGTGACTTCTCAGAAATTGAAAACCAAAGAAAACAATGAGAAGAAAATCACCAAACAGCTATTGGAAAAAAACCAGGAGATTCAAAAGCATCAAAGCAAAATCATCACCCAAGCCAATGCCATCAATCGTGCCTACAAAGAGATCAAGACACAGCATACCATGGTACACTCAAGTCTTAGCTATGCCGAAAAAATTCAAAATGCCATATTGCCTGACGAGAAGCTACTTTCGGATTTCTTTCAGGACTATTTTGTCTACTACAAACCTAAAGACATTGTAAGCGGTGACTTCTATTGGTTTAAGCATGTAAAAAATAATACTGGAAATCATCTGATTATCGCCTGTGCAGATTGCTCCGGACATGGCGTGCCGGGAGCCTTTTTATCGATGCTTGGCATCAACGCACTCAACAACGCCATCCAGTACACTACAGATTACAACCCTTCTGCATTATTAACTAAAGTCAACAACGATATTATTAGTACACTAAGTCAGGACTTTTCTGACAATGAAGCCGTTCAGGAAGGTATGGAAATGGCTATTTGCACGATAGACCTTACTTATAATATTATGAAATACGCAGGAGCTGGCATTCCTTTATTGCTTTATAAGGACAACGAATGGTCATTAACCAAAGGCAATAAATTATTACTTGGTAGAAATTTTAGCAACGACAGTCTCAGCGAACAGGAAATTGCTCAGCATTCTTTCAATTTGTCTAGCAACGACACTTTTTACCTTTATTCGGACGGATTCAAAGATCAAATTGGAGGAAAAGAGCACAAGAAATATCTACCTAAAAGATTCAGAATGTATCTCGGGATGATCGTGCAAAAGGCTATGATGATTCAAAAAAACCTCTTGGACAAAGAGCTTCAAGATTGGAAACAAGACACCCCTCAGACAGACGATATGCTGGTCATGGGCTTTAGAATAAAGTAA
- a CDS encoding porin family protein, producing the protein MKKLLFLAALMFVSDIIEAQSRKRPSSRSRSQVNVTSEYGIMGGINFNGPKINALNTGGNELSDVGEGNFGFHIGLYSTIDFELFAIQPEVYFSQQGGKFKVNATQENEFKLSLIQIPLLGRYNFLEYFHVLAGPQFGIPIQAEVSFSGGTGIDVKDQIKGLDVSAVIGIGVTIPEYKVNGSLRWSKGFTEMIEEPGTTSGSVTSLKNSMIQISASYVIGG; encoded by the coding sequence ATGAAGAAATTATTATTCTTAGCTGCCTTGATGTTTGTAAGTGATATTATCGAAGCACAATCTAGAAAACGGCCAAGTTCACGATCAAGATCTCAAGTTAACGTCACCTCTGAATATGGTATTATGGGAGGTATCAATTTCAATGGTCCAAAAATCAATGCGCTCAATACCGGAGGAAATGAATTATCAGATGTAGGAGAAGGGAACTTTGGATTTCATATCGGGCTTTATTCCACCATTGACTTCGAATTGTTTGCCATTCAGCCCGAGGTCTATTTTTCTCAGCAAGGGGGAAAGTTTAAAGTGAATGCTACTCAGGAAAATGAATTTAAATTGAGTTTGATTCAGATTCCTTTGCTCGGTAGATATAATTTTCTAGAATACTTTCATGTGCTAGCCGGCCCGCAGTTTGGTATTCCTATACAGGCGGAAGTTTCATTTTCAGGTGGAACAGGAATCGACGTAAAAGATCAGATTAAGGGTTTGGATGTATCAGCTGTGATTGGCATTGGAGTGACCATTCCAGAATATAAAGTGAATGGTTCTTTGAGGTGGTCGAAAGGCTTTACGGAAATGATAGAGGAGCCAGGTACGACTTCCGGAAGTGTTACGTCCTTAAAAAATTCTATGATACAAATATCTGCCTCCTATGTGATAGGGGGATAA